From Antechinus flavipes isolate AdamAnt ecotype Samford, QLD, Australia chromosome 1, AdamAnt_v2, whole genome shotgun sequence:
ctttaaagtgctatttttgttgtttaattatttttcagtcatgtatgactttttgtgattctatttgagcttttcttgcaaagatcctggagtggttttgccatttcttttctccagctcattttacagatgagaaaactgaggcaaaccaggtaAAGTGAATTgttcagtcacatagctagatgtgaattcaggaagatgagttttcctaatttcaaGCATGGCACTCTATTCGCGGTGACACATATCTGCCTTAAAGTGCTAAatagatatcatcatcatcatcattcattaTCATCACAACATGTCTCTTGTATCTATTGGGTGAATCATTTATACCTGGCAGTAAGGAACCTTCCTATGACAGcagccaagcagaacaagtctaatctctcATGAAAGTAGTCAGTCaatctttattaagtgcctactatgtatcaggcactataaTAAGTGCTGGTCATACAACattaaaggcaaaagatagtccctgctctctaAGAATGTATGATCTGATGAAAAAAACCTTCATATGGTGAAAGATATGTCCTCCTCgaatcttctctttcctccaatTCCTTCAGTTGAgtctcatattttatagatgaggaaatacaTTACTTTTTTGCTACTTTAGAATGAAGGTAccatagagaaaatattagaagacAATAGAGCTCCCACGGCCTCaagattcttaatatttttggaTCGTGGATTCCTCAGGCAAGTCTGGTGACACCTAAGAATGCCCTACATATTGCTGCCCACATTCATCATTGAAGGAGAGGCCAAATTTCAGGTAAACattgacaaaaataaagatgtatttttcccattcaaattaAGGAGTCCTCCGAAATCTATGTTCTTGGACCCCTGATTAAGAATCGAATTTTTATGCAGAATATGAAACTGAGATGAGAGAGAAGTCACTTGTTTGAGATTATATAGGCAAGCATGAAGAAAAAGTGATTTTACAACACAGGTCTCATTTCCCAGTCCAATCTATTTGATTTATCAGATCAAATCTTAAAATAGGTTATTgaataggaataaatagaaagcCTAATATTTGAGCTTAAATCaactttataaattaaaaaaaatgaaagaattgtgacaattttttttggaaaaaataagggGGATAGGATGAGTCAAgcccaaataataaatattgctaTCAAGTTCCTTTTTCCTCCAGGGATAATTACCCCTaagtagcaaaaacaaaaaacctaaatcTGAAGTTAGTAGGGCAGGAGAATGCCATCTACATCATTAAATGATGTTCAGGATTACTGAATCTAGGCTCAGCACCTTAAGATGAATTTAACACATTTGTCCTTGCTCTGTAGCATAGAGGGATTGAACCCAGGTTGCTGAGGAGAggttaaataaaaaaagagaggtaGTAGATATTATATGTACTCATTGGATCTGGTGGTCATGAATCGAGTTACAAGATTGCAACCCATGTGTACCTTTAGAATGGCTGGTAGATGGTGTCCTGAAATAACAGCTTTGTCAAGctggaaaaaaaagcttttaagacAGACTAGAGAGCTCTCTTTTgcattattagaatgtaaatagtGCAATGAGATTTACTTATGAGGCCAGAGGTTTATTTAAATTAAGACTAGCCCCCTGCTTATTTAATCTCAGTGAGCTGAGAGCATATGTAATTAAGGTGAAAACGGGAAACTATTATAAGTAGACAACAGATCTGTTGCTACTTAAGTAATCAAATGCCAGACAGtgactaaatttctttttttttttttcatatcaggAATATATTCAGAAAGAGTTCAATCAACCTAAACTTAGTGTTATATTGGACACTAAGGACTTTGAACTTTGAAGTGGGTAAAAATTACTGAAGTCAATAAttacagattttctttttaaaagaaaataaattaagatgaaatttgaacAGAGAATGCATAGTTTCCACATAATCCGAAGCACTGTTTTCTTTCTACAGCAATCTATGCCTTGTGTCCAACTCACAGAAAATAGTTAAATATGCAATTGCTGTAGAACGATTGTCCAGTTTAGATTTCCAGGCAGCCTCCTTACAGATCTTTTTAGATAAGACACTTTTTGTGACTTAAGTGTTCATCTTtgaggtattttactttttagtatcttttatttttcaagagaATGGCTTTCAAAAAGTCTTAATATAGATGATAGTTTATTGTGGACTATAAGCTCCTGCAGCTAAAACCAAGTTTCTTCGAGTAAAATGGAGATGTACAACTGGTGTTGACTTGGTCATGTAAGTTCCTAGTAATAAATCTTGTGAATTTTCAGGCAAGTTTATGTGTCCGGTGGCTGTAGTAAAATCATCGGTCTCTAGGTACTCAAATGCTTTTATAGCGTCCCATAAACGAACTGTGTTATCCATTGACCCTGATGCTAAAATTTCTCCATCTCTACTAAACTTGAGTGAACATACTGTGCTTGTATGACCTTTTAATTCTCCAACCATCAATCCATGTCCAATATCCCAAAGAAGTACCCTGCCGTCTGTTGCTCCAGTAGCCAGGAATCTCCCATTGGGAGAAAATGCCAAAGAATGAATTGGTCCCTTGTGTCCAGTGAAGATTCTTACACAGTTCCCATTCAAGACATCCCATAACCTTACTGTTCTGTCTGCTGAACCTGTAGCAACATAGTTAGAGTTTGGATGGAATCGTGTACAATTCACATCTGCAAAGTGGCCAGCAAATATTCGTAAAGGCTCATGATGATTTGTAGCCCAAAGCCTAGCTACTCTGTCATGTCCTCCTGACACAAAATAGTATCCATATGGAGAAAATTGTGTGTCCCACACTGGATAGTTGTGTCCTTTGTATCCTACCAAACAAGTGAATGTTTGAAGACTCCAAAGTCTAACAGTGccatcttcagaggaggaaagTAGGTAGTTTCTGTCAGGACTGAAGCTTGCCCCATAAACAGGTCCACTGTGACCATATAAAATCTTCATTTCACTTGCTGTTTTTTCATCCATGATTCTTTCTAAAACATTATCTGATTCTTTATCTATAAGGCTGAGATCCTTTGCTGTCTTCATACTACGAAGTTTTTTGGGACTCACAGACCATACTCTAACAGTGGAGTCATCAAAACCTCCTGCAATCAGACTGGAATCATCAGTGATATCAACTGCAGTGAGACCCTGATATGCATTAAAGAATGTAAAGAAACAGATGGAAGGCAAACAATCTGGACCAAGACGCACACGTTTCATGGTTTCTTTCATATTCATTATCTGATCCAACTTCTCTGAATCTTTCAATTCAGGAAGAGGAATTCTGTTTTGAGGTGGAGCATTAGGATCTTGCCTTTTCCTTTTAGATCCCATACTatcttttttaggttttttttgggggggttttccttcctcattctcccctttttcatcttcatcatccAAAGGAACTTCAATTTCTGGTTCTTTTAATAAGCCAAAAAAGACCTGTGCCTTATTTGCCTCTCGCTTTGCCTCTCCGGCCAAACCTCCCACCATAGCATCTATCTGTTGCTTACTCCGAGGCATCCCATCGAAGATGTCAATGTACAGGTGCTCCTGGACTATGTTCCATATTTGGTTATTCTGTGTCTTCTGGAGGTGTCTTTTCAAGAGTTGATAAGAATCCCGGGAAATGCGCAAAACAAATTTACTTGTTCGAAAATCCATAATGGTCTCGTTCCCTTTCATGTGCTCCTTTTTGGTAAGGCTCGATAACACTCGAAGGTCATCCTGATAATAATATTCCTGATCGCCATGAAACTTCTGAAAGAatgattttgcttcattttcaTGCTGATTGTAGACCAATTCCAAGTACATATGTACAAATAGAGGATAAAATAACTGAGATAACTCTGTTCGATAACAGTCCAaggaacattcaatgaaatgttTCAGTCCACTGTAGTGCTCTTCATACATTGCTGGATCCTCTTGTTGACTGTAGGCAGACAACACCGCACTGACATCAGGCTGGTCCTCTGCAGCAACTACTCCAACTTGGGCAGGAGCGACCGCGGTGGGAGCGGCGGCGACCTGGCTCAGCAGTGCGCTAGTGGCCTCGGCCCCGGGTCCGTCCACCTCCCGCTGAGCGCCAGCTCCCGCCGCCTCCTCCAGCAGTCTGGCCTCGCGCAGCAGGATCTCCTCAGACTCGCGTAGGTTGCTCCGCTGCAGGAACTGCAGCACGGCCAGCAGGGTCTGCCGGTCCTGAGAAGCGATGCCCTCGGCAGTCGCTGCCGGAGCCCCGGCCGCGCCCTCCGGGGCTGCTGTAGCCGCCGCAGCAGCAGCTGCCGGAGGAGGCACGGCGGGTTTCGGGGTCCCGCCATCACCGCCGGCTGACGACGCCGCGACACTGCCGCCTTCGTCTCCGTTATGGCTGCTGTTGTGGCTGCTCTCCCCTGGACAGTCGCCCGGCTGCGAGGCAGGGAGCGCAGGGGGTCCCTCCGAATCAGGCTTGATCAccacctctgtctgcctctctgccAGCGcctccattttgccaaatctccAGTTCTTAATCTCCCGACTGAATCTTGGCTTTGTTAATCTCCCGAACTGAGTCCTCCACTGACTCTTGACTGAGCCTCTcaaacaggggtcctcaaattatggcCCTCGGGCCAGATGTgacagctgaggacgattatccccctcccctagggctatggagtttctttatttaaaggcccacaaaacaaagtttttatttttactctagtccggccctccaacagtctgagagacagtgaactggcccctggctccttatatatgatctcttaaaggcgtgaactcaaaggttgactcctccttcgaAAATGGGATTGTGgattcctgacttgtgaatctcctgaattTGTGAACTCTAaggtgtgaactcttaaaggtataaacttaagcattgtttatATCAATTCAGTGAATTAACACTTCCCATccattccagtgagttaacactttcTATCCATTCCGGTGAGTTAACAATTTCTATCCATTCCGGTGAGTTAACACTTTATAAGGATTCTAACAGTTAAGAATCACTGAAGGCTATAATGAAATTGGACTCTTCACAACAAGGAAAGAATAGTTTGTACAGGGAAAAAATATTGGATCCTACAAAGAcgttctctccctccccccccccccccatatttctACCTATACACTGACCAGTTGTTGGTTCTATAATGCTACTTGCATTGGCTATTGATTTGGAACTAGCCTTGGTACATGTACATATGGTGTCATTCAATGTCCTCATCCCAGTTGCTATAGCATTCAGCATAGTAAAATCCATTGTATTTTGAGAATATTGTCAAGTTAGGATTACATCCTGGAAGATCCTCCTTTGAGGAACTACAAGAAGAATTTTGCTCTCAACCCCTACTCCTAGGTCTATATAACTAAAATGATagaattctgattctttttggtGATTATCACTTAAGGTCATCAATAAACTGAGGATGAATTTCCAGCAGAGCTCTTCAGGCCTTAGTTACAAGCTTATCTAGGATCATCACATGCTAATTGAGATTAGCTAACTTGAAAATCCTGGTGGAAACTACTCTTAGGCAGTTCCACAATGTTAAGCAGTTTGGCCTAGGTTTTACACCTTCAGGATTAGTTTTGTATAAGTCTGAACACTTGCTTTTCTCCAGtgttgaagaatttttttcttcaagatatTTCAAAGATGACCCtaagatctggcctcagacaaaaCGACCCTGAATATCTTGTGATTCATGGGCATCAGATGTCCTAGTGCCCTGGTGTAATGTGCTGGTTACCTTTCCataggtcttgggaccagccttcgtttcagcagagtaatctcCAGTCACAtggccagggataaagtccaaatgtctttattgtctccttcagtctgtctctttgcctggggcttggctaactttctggaggcccttcagactggccttggtctggGTAGGGGAAGCAGAAGGACTGGCCAGCCATCACAAAGgtgagagatggaatgaatgtctcttccagtccttgttggctcttatgtACTCTATTATAACTACATCATCgcaggtgtgaatcttgtagaactatattaagtactaagtacatgtactgaactaaagaactCATTCACagtactaaactagataactattgtcttatcaattccactaagttaacacCTTCTTTCAGTTACACTTCTCTAGAGTTCTGCCCTTTACACCCTGGAATTTCTAGTTGGGCCTTTTGAATTAAATCTTAGGAGTAGGTGCCCTTAAGTTAGAAAAGGCAGGAAAAAACATGGCTGACAGAAAACAGTCTGAGAAATATTCTTTGATAACCCATCCTATGTTATCTGAATAGTCATTCAGTTTGGTATATTATAGTtcagtaactcaaaagaaacaagagatgTGAAAGTTTagatctccactccaaatgttcatatgaacatttttattattttttattattatgctatttattattttttaacttaaagacATCCAATAACAATACTGAAAACATCACTTCAAAAATCATGGGAATAAGTTCAtggccctcttttttttttttttttccagtccactggtgactgggaaagtcCAGGGCATCATTCACTTTTCAGAACTTGTGAGTATGCTATCATGAAACTGGAATATAATACTGATGAACCCTAGGCAAATTTTTCCCATAAACCATCACAAATGACCTTGGTCAAAGCCTTTGTCAGATTGAATGTTGTATACAGATCTCTGTTCTAT
This genomic window contains:
- the LOC127543597 gene encoding transcription initiation factor TFIID subunit 5-like; protein product: MEALAERQTEVVIKPDSEGPPALPASQPGDCPGESSHNSSHNGDEGGSVAASSAGGDGGTPKPAVPPPAAAAAAATAAPEGAAGAPAATAEGIASQDRQTLLAVLQFLQRSNLRESEEILLREARLLEEAAGAGAQREVDGPGAEATSALLSQVAAAPTAVAPAQVGVVAAEDQPDVSAVLSAYSQQEDPAMYEEHYSGLKHFIECSLDCYRTELSQLFYPLFVHMYLELVYNQHENEAKSFFQKFHGDQEYYYQDDLRVLSSLTKKEHMKGNETIMDFRTSKFVLRISRDSYQLLKRHLQKTQNNQIWNIVQEHLYIDIFDGMPRSKQQIDAMVGGLAGEAKREANKAQVFFGLLKEPEIEVPLDDEDEKGENEEGKPPQKKPKKDSMGSKRKRQDPNAPPQNRIPLPELKDSEKLDQIMNMKETMKRVRLGPDCLPSICFFTFFNAYQGLTAVDITDDSSLIAGGFDDSTVRVWSVSPKKLRSMKTAKDLSLIDKESDNVLERIMDEKTASEMKILYGHSGPVYGASFSPDRLWATNHHEPLRIFAGHFADVNCTRFHPNSNYVATGSADRTVRLWDVLNGNCVRIFTGHKGPIHSLAFSPNGRFLATGATDGRVLLWDIGHGLMVGELKGHTSTVCSLKFSRDGEILASGSMDNTVRLWDAIKAFEYLETDDFTTATGHINLPENSQDLLLGTYMTKSTPVVHLHFTRRNLVLAAGAYSPQ